Below is a genomic region from Fibrobacter sp..
GAACAGCTGAGCGGACGCATCGCAGGCATTGTCGATGGCGGGCCGTGCCAGGTGGGCGTAGAAAGCGCCATCATTTCCCTGTTGAACGAGACGCCCACGATCCTTCGACCGGGCGCCGTCACCGCCGAAATGGTGGAGCGGGTCCTCGGGAAGGTGGCGTTAGGCGTTTCCAGCTCCAAACCCGGCAAACCCATGGCGGCGCCCGGACAGTTGGATACCCACTACAGGCCACAGGTTCCGCTATATTATGGGCCAATAAAAAAAGACTACAAGTTGCCGACCCGAACCGTGAGAATTGCATTCGGGACGACAGAAGGTCCGATTCCAGCAACCGTTAATTTGTCTAAAACTGGCGACCTGGTGGAAGCCACCGCCAAGCTGTACGCCCTGATGCACGAACTGGACAGGCCTGAATACGACCTGATTCTGGTAGACCCTATTCCGGACACGGGACTGGGGATGGCGTTGAACGACAGGCTGCGTCGCGCGAGTATCAAGAAGTTTTAGTAAAGCACATGGATCCTCGCCGGAGTTTACCCTGAGCGAAGTCGAAGGGCGTCGAGGATGACGTGGGGAAAAGCAAAGGGCCTCGGTAAATACCGAAGCCCTTCGTTGTAATCTCAAGTAGTAGAATTACTTTTCGATTTCGTACTGAGCAACCAGGTTGCCTTCAGCGTCCAGAGCGCGGACAACGTTTTCGTCGCGCTGGAGGGTGAGGTTGGCCTTTTCGCCGTTGGCGGCGGTCACTTCGACGGACATGGTGCCATCGGCGTTCTTCACGGCGGCGATGGAGTTGC
It encodes:
- a CDS encoding threonylcarbamoyl-AMP synthase, which produces MQFPPWTSVDEAVRLLQDGQVVAIPTETVYGLAGNAYNPDALAKIFAAKERPTFDPLIVHICDIKQLADVARDIPDAAYRLAEAYWPGPMTLVLPKKDCIPDLATSGLPSVAVRFPSHPVAQEIIRKSNLPLAAPSANLFKHVSPTTAMHVAEQLSGRIAGIVDGGPCQVGVESAIISLLNETPTILRPGAVTAEMVERVLGKVALGVSSSKPGKPMAAPGQLDTHYRPQVPLYYGPIKKDYKLPTRTVRIAFGTTEGPIPATVNLSKTGDLVEATAKLYALMHELDRPEYDLILVDPIPDTGLGMALNDRLRRASIKKF
- a CDS encoding DUF3332 family protein, giving the protein VYGICLFLVDGLVLNTIEFWTGSNPLASGDSYHETDAQGNSIAAVKNADGTMSVEVTAANGEKANLTLQRDENVVRALDAEGNLVAQYEIEK